The following coding sequences are from one Synergistaceae bacterium window:
- the rbfA gene encoding 30S ribosome-binding factor RbfA, which yields MVTLRMKRINKEFLRLISVMLQCRIKNDIVKDAILTKVSVSKDLSYARVYYTLLDVSSKETLQSQLDLVSGQLRSILGKEMKLRKIPELNFIYDDTEVKAREMDRLLDRVAAIEAQKAVGLKENDEKL from the coding sequence ATGGTTACTCTGAGAATGAAGAGAATAAATAAGGAGTTTCTACGATTAATTTCAGTAATGCTGCAATGCAGAATAAAAAATGATATCGTGAAAGATGCAATATTAACAAAAGTTTCTGTCTCAAAAGATTTAAGCTATGCTAGAGTTTATTATACTTTGCTTGATGTTTCATCTAAAGAAACATTGCAATCACAGCTTGATTTAGTATCAGGACAATTACGTTCAATATTGGGGAAGGAAATGAAGCTTCGTAAAATTCCCGAGCTCAACTTTATATATGATGATACTGAAGTTAAAGCTAGAGAAATGGATAGGTTGTTAGATAGAGTGGCCGCCATTGAAGCCCAAAAGGCTGTTGGCTTAAAAGAAAATGATGAAAAACT